A window from Drosophila subobscura isolate 14011-0131.10 chromosome O, UCBerk_Dsub_1.0, whole genome shotgun sequence encodes these proteins:
- the LOC117898752 gene encoding UMP-CMP kinase — MWRAFARLPRALECGPEVVQQQLTLTQHLPPHSNVRNFCRTYYRNKYNLQPIIMTSSAKPKVVFVLGGPGAGKGTQCSKIVDRFLFTHLSAGDLLREERSREGSEFGTLIEDYIRNGKIVPVDVTCSLLENAMKNSGKSLFLIDGFPRNQDNLDGWNRQMSEKVDMQFVLFFDCDEEVCVKRCLNRGQDGSGRSDDNLESLKKRIQTYNNDSLPIIKHFEGAGQVKKIDASPDADKVFSEVERTFLSSGF; from the coding sequence ATGTGGCGGGCTTTTGCGCGACTACCTAGAGCATTAGAGTGTGGGCCAGAAGtggtgcaacaacaactaacgcTGACGCAGCATTTGCCACCACATTCCAACGTGAGAAATTTCTGCAGAACGTATTACCGTAACAAATACAACCTCCAACCCATCATCATGACCAGCAGTGCGAAGCCAAAGGTTGTGTTTGTTCTCGGAGGCCCCGGTGCTGGCAAGGGCACACAATGCTCCAAAATCGTGGACCGTTTCCTCTTCACGCACCTTTCCGCGGGCGACTTACTGCGGGAGGAGCGTTCGCGTGAGGGCTCAGAGTTCGGAACGCTAATCGAGGATTACATACGTAATGGGAAAATCGTGCCCGTTGACGTCACGTGTTCGCTTCTGGAAAACGCCATGAAAAACTCGGGTAAATCGCTATTCCTCATCGATGGCTTCCCCCGCAACCAGGACAATCTGGATGGCTGGAATCGTCAAATGTCAGAGAAGGTAGACATGCAATTTGTGCTCTTCTTCGACTGCGACGAGGAGGTGTGTGTAAAGCGCTGTTTGAACCGAGGCCAGGATGGCTCTGGACGCTCTGACGATAATCTGGAAAGTCTGAAGAAGCGCATACAGACTTACAACAACGATTCGTTGCCCATTATCAAGCACTTTGAGGGCGCTGGCCAGGTGAAGAAGATCGATGCTAGTCCAGATGCAGATAAGGTCTTCAGTGAGGTCGAACGCACGTTCCTCTCCAGCGGTTTCTAG
- the LOC117898751 gene encoding charged multivesicular body protein 2a, giving the protein MDWLFGKKISPDEMLRKNQRALNKAMRDLDRERMKMEQQEKKIIADIKKMAKEGQMDAVKIMAKDLVRTRRYAKKFMLMKANIQAVSLKIQTLKSQNTMAQAMKGVTKAMQNMNRQLNLPQIQKILQDFEKQSEMMDMKEEMINDAIDDAMEDEGDEEETDAVVSQVLDELGLQLGEQLGDLPNASGSLSIAGGASAQKTLAAVSAGGVGGGGGAGGGGTGNSGSGAAGGSGGTSPMSDADADLQARLDKLRKD; this is encoded by the exons ATGGATTGGCTCTTTGGCAAAAAGATCAGCCCTGATGAGATGCTTCGCAAGAACCAGCGCGCCCTGAACAAGGCAATGCGGGACCTGGATCGCGAGCGCATGAAAATGGAACAACAGGAGAAGAAAATCATTGCGGACATCAAGAAAATGGCCAAGGAGGGCCAAATGGATGCGGTGAAGATCATGGCCAAGGATTTGGTGCGCACCCGTCGCTATGCAAAGAAATTCATGCTCATGAAGGCAAACATTCAAGCCGTTTCCCTCAAGATACAGACGCTTAAGTCACAGAACACAATGGCTCAGGCTATGAAAG GTGTCACAAAGGCCATGCAAAACATGAACCGCCAGCTGAATCTCCCGCAAATACAAAAGATCCTGCAAGACTTTGAGAAGCAATCGGAAATGATGGACATGAAGGAGGAGATGATAAACGACGCCATCGACGATGCCATGGAGGACGAGggcgatgaggaggagacCGATGCTGTCGTTTCACAAGTGCTTGACGAATTGGGCCTGCAGTTGGGCGAACAATTGGGCGACTTGCCCAATGCCTCCGGTTCGCTGTCCATCGCCGGCGGTGCTAGCGCACAGAAGACgctggctgctgtgtctgCCGGTGGTGTgggaggcggtggtggtgccggcggcggcggcactggGAATTCTGGCAGTGGTGCAGccggtggcagcggtggcaccTCCCCAATGTCCGATGCGGATGCTGACCTCCAGGCGCGACTCGACAAACTACGAAAGGACTAA
- the LOC117898753 gene encoding protein groucho isoform X1, producing MYPQPVRHPAAGGPPPQGPIKFTIADTLERIKEEFNFLQAQYHSIKLECEKLANEKTEMQRHYVMYYEMSYGLNVEMHKQTEIAKRLNTLINQLLPFLQADHQQQVLQAVERAKQVTMQELNLIIGHQQQHGIQQLLQQIHAQQVPGGPPQPMGALNPFGALGATMGLPHGPQGLPKAPPDHHRPDIKPTGLEGPAGAEERLRNSVSPADREKYRTRSPLDIENDSKRRKDEKQQLQDDEGEKSDQDLVVDVANEMESHSPRPNGEHVEVRDRESLNGERLEKPSSSGIKQERPPSRSGSSSSRSTPSLKTKDMEKPGTPGAKARTPTPNAAAPAPGGVNPKQMMPQGPPPAGYPGAPYQRPADPYQRPPSDPAYGRPPPMPYDPHSHVRTNGIPHPSALTGGKPAYSFHMNGEGSLQPVPFPPDALVGVGIPRHARQINTLSHGEVVCAVTISNPTKYVYTGGKGCVKVWDISQPGNKNPVSQLDCLQRDNYIRSVKLLPDGRTLIVGGEASNLSIWDLASPTPRIKAELTSAAPACYALAISPDSKVCFSCCSDGNIAVWDLHNEILVRQFQGHTDGASCIDISPDGSRLWTGGLDNTVRSWDLREGRQLQQHDFSSQIFSLGYCPTGDWLAVGMENSHVEVLHASKPDKYQLHLHESCVLSLRFAACGKWFVSTGKDNLLNAWRTPYGASIFQSKETSSVLSCDISTDDKYIVTGSGDKKATVYEVIY from the exons ATGTATCCCCAACCGGTGCGTCACCCCGCGGCCGGG GGACCACCACCTCAGGGCCCTATCAAATTTACCATCGCCGATACACTGGAACGCATCAAGGAGGAGTTCAATTTTTTGCAGGCACAATACCATAG CATAAAATTGGAGTGCGAGAAGCTGGCGAACGAGAAGACGGAGATGCAGCGCCATTATGTTATG TATTATGAGATGTCCTATGGCCTTAATGTGGAGATGCACAAGCAAACGGAGATAGCCAAGCGCCTCAATACACTGATCAATCAGTTACTTCCATTCCTACAGGCTGATCATCAGCAACAAGTGCTGCAGGCGGTGGAGCGTGCGAAGCAAGTCACCATGCAGGAGCTCAACTTGATCATTGGG catcagcagcaacatggaATACAACAACTTTTa cagcaaatacacGCACAGCAGGTGCCAGGCGGACCGCCACAGCCGATGGGAGCTTTGAATCCGTTTGGCGCATTGGGTGCCACCATGGGACTGCCGCATGGACCACAGGGTTTGCCCAAAGCGCCGCCAGATCATCATAGACCGGACATAAAGCCCACAGGGTTGGAGGGACCAGCAGGCGCCGAAGAGCGTTTG CGCAATTCAGTTTCGCCAGCGGATCGTGAAAAATATCGCACACGCTCGCCGTTGGACATCGAGAATGACTCTAAGCGTCGGAAAGATGAGAAGCAACAACTGCAA GACGATGAAGGCGAGAAAAGCGATCAAGATTTAGTCGTAGAtgttgcaaatgaaatg GAATCCCACTCTCCACGTCCCAATGGCGAACATGTGGAGGTACGCGATCGAGAAAGCCTGAATGGCGAACGTCTGGAGAAGCCCAGTAGTAGTGGCATCAAACAGGAACGCCCGCCCTCACGTTCTGGCTCCAGCTCATCACGTTCCACACCCAGCCTCAAGACAAAAGAT aTGGAAAAGCCGGGCACACCGGGCGCCAAGGCACGAACACCGACACCAAACGCTGCCGCACCAGCACCGGGTGGTGTTAATCCTAAACAAATGATGCCGCAGGGACCACCGCCAGCCGGATATCCGGGGGCACCCTATCAGAGACCAGCAGATCCCTACCAGCGTCCACCATCGGATCCAGCCTATGGACGACCGCCACCAATGCCGTACGATCCGCATTCGCATGTGCGAACAAATGGCATTCCACATCCCTCAGCCCTGACGGGTGGAAAGCC TGCATACTCTTTTCATATGAACGGTGAGGGTAGCCTACAGCCGGTACCATTCCCGCCGGATGCGCTGGTAGGTGTTGGTATACCTCGGCACGCCCGTCAGATCAACACGTTATCGCATGGCGAAGTCGTCTGCGCCGTGACAATTTCAAATCCGACAAAATACGTCTATACGGGCGGCAAGGGGTGCGTCAAGGTCTGGGACATCTCACAGCCGGGCAACAAGAACCCCGTAAGTCAGTTGGATTGCCTGCAACGAGACAATTATATACGCTCGGTGAAGCTACTGCCCGATGGTCGGACGCTGATTGTCGGCGGCGAGGCATCGAATCTGTCGATTTGGGATCTAGCCAGCCCAACGCCCCGCATTAAGGCCGAACTAACCTCAGCGGCGCCCGCCTGCTATGCGCTAGCCATCAGCCCCGATTCGAAGGTGTGCTTCTCGTGCTGCAGCGATGGCAACATTGCCGTATGGGATCTGCACAACGAGATATTGGTTCGCCAGTTCCAGGGACACACCGATGGTGCCTCGTGCATTGACATCAGTCCGGATGGTTCGCGACTATGGACAGGCGGTCTCGACAATACAGTTCGCTCGTGGGACCTGCGCGAGGGAcgccaactgcagcagcacgaTTTCAGTTCTCAAATATTCTCGCTTGGCTACTGTCCCACAG GTGATTGGTTGGCTGTGGGCATGGAGAACTCACATGTGGAAGTATTGCATGCATCGAAACCGGACAAGTATCAACTGCATCTCCACGAGAGTTGTGTACTGTCACTACGATTTGCCGCCTGCGGCAAATGGTTCGTTTCAACCGGCAAAGACAACCTGCTTAACGCATGGCGAACACCATACGGTGCCAGCATATTCCAG TCGAAAGAAACATCATCCGTACTTAGCTGCGACATATCAACTGACGACAAATACATTGTTACGGGCTCGGGCGATAAGAAAGCTACTGTCTATGAGGTTATTTATTAG
- the LOC117898753 gene encoding protein groucho isoform X2: protein MQRHYVMYYEMSYGLNVEMHKQTEIAKRLNTLINQLLPFLQADHQQQVLQAVERAKQVTMQELNLIIGQQIHAQQVPGGPPQPMGALNPFGALGATMGLPHGPQGLPKAPPDHHRPDIKPTGLEGPAGAEERLRNSVSPADREKYRTRSPLDIENDSKRRKDEKQQLQDDEGEKSDQDLVVDVANEMESHSPRPNGEHVEVRDRESLNGERLEKPSSSGIKQERPPSRSGSSSSRSTPSLKTKDMEKPGTPGAKARTPTPNAAAPAPGGVNPKQMMPQGPPPAGYPGAPYQRPADPYQRPPSDPAYGRPPPMPYDPHSHVRTNGIPHPSALTGGKPAYSFHMNGEGSLQPVPFPPDALVGVGIPRHARQINTLSHGEVVCAVTISNPTKYVYTGGKGCVKVWDISQPGNKNPVSQLDCLQRDNYIRSVKLLPDGRTLIVGGEASNLSIWDLASPTPRIKAELTSAAPACYALAISPDSKVCFSCCSDGNIAVWDLHNEILVRQFQGHTDGASCIDISPDGSRLWTGGLDNTVRSWDLREGRQLQQHDFSSQIFSLGYCPTGDWLAVGMENSHVEVLHASKPDKYQLHLHESCVLSLRFAACGKWFVSTGKDNLLNAWRTPYGASIFQSKETSSVLSCDISTDDKYIVTGSGDKKATVYEVIY, encoded by the exons ATGCAGCGCCATTATGTTATG TATTATGAGATGTCCTATGGCCTTAATGTGGAGATGCACAAGCAAACGGAGATAGCCAAGCGCCTCAATACACTGATCAATCAGTTACTTCCATTCCTACAGGCTGATCATCAGCAACAAGTGCTGCAGGCGGTGGAGCGTGCGAAGCAAGTCACCATGCAGGAGCTCAACTTGATCATTGGG cagcaaatacacGCACAGCAGGTGCCAGGCGGACCGCCACAGCCGATGGGAGCTTTGAATCCGTTTGGCGCATTGGGTGCCACCATGGGACTGCCGCATGGACCACAGGGTTTGCCCAAAGCGCCGCCAGATCATCATAGACCGGACATAAAGCCCACAGGGTTGGAGGGACCAGCAGGCGCCGAAGAGCGTTTG CGCAATTCAGTTTCGCCAGCGGATCGTGAAAAATATCGCACACGCTCGCCGTTGGACATCGAGAATGACTCTAAGCGTCGGAAAGATGAGAAGCAACAACTGCAA GACGATGAAGGCGAGAAAAGCGATCAAGATTTAGTCGTAGAtgttgcaaatgaaatg GAATCCCACTCTCCACGTCCCAATGGCGAACATGTGGAGGTACGCGATCGAGAAAGCCTGAATGGCGAACGTCTGGAGAAGCCCAGTAGTAGTGGCATCAAACAGGAACGCCCGCCCTCACGTTCTGGCTCCAGCTCATCACGTTCCACACCCAGCCTCAAGACAAAAGAT aTGGAAAAGCCGGGCACACCGGGCGCCAAGGCACGAACACCGACACCAAACGCTGCCGCACCAGCACCGGGTGGTGTTAATCCTAAACAAATGATGCCGCAGGGACCACCGCCAGCCGGATATCCGGGGGCACCCTATCAGAGACCAGCAGATCCCTACCAGCGTCCACCATCGGATCCAGCCTATGGACGACCGCCACCAATGCCGTACGATCCGCATTCGCATGTGCGAACAAATGGCATTCCACATCCCTCAGCCCTGACGGGTGGAAAGCC TGCATACTCTTTTCATATGAACGGTGAGGGTAGCCTACAGCCGGTACCATTCCCGCCGGATGCGCTGGTAGGTGTTGGTATACCTCGGCACGCCCGTCAGATCAACACGTTATCGCATGGCGAAGTCGTCTGCGCCGTGACAATTTCAAATCCGACAAAATACGTCTATACGGGCGGCAAGGGGTGCGTCAAGGTCTGGGACATCTCACAGCCGGGCAACAAGAACCCCGTAAGTCAGTTGGATTGCCTGCAACGAGACAATTATATACGCTCGGTGAAGCTACTGCCCGATGGTCGGACGCTGATTGTCGGCGGCGAGGCATCGAATCTGTCGATTTGGGATCTAGCCAGCCCAACGCCCCGCATTAAGGCCGAACTAACCTCAGCGGCGCCCGCCTGCTATGCGCTAGCCATCAGCCCCGATTCGAAGGTGTGCTTCTCGTGCTGCAGCGATGGCAACATTGCCGTATGGGATCTGCACAACGAGATATTGGTTCGCCAGTTCCAGGGACACACCGATGGTGCCTCGTGCATTGACATCAGTCCGGATGGTTCGCGACTATGGACAGGCGGTCTCGACAATACAGTTCGCTCGTGGGACCTGCGCGAGGGAcgccaactgcagcagcacgaTTTCAGTTCTCAAATATTCTCGCTTGGCTACTGTCCCACAG GTGATTGGTTGGCTGTGGGCATGGAGAACTCACATGTGGAAGTATTGCATGCATCGAAACCGGACAAGTATCAACTGCATCTCCACGAGAGTTGTGTACTGTCACTACGATTTGCCGCCTGCGGCAAATGGTTCGTTTCAACCGGCAAAGACAACCTGCTTAACGCATGGCGAACACCATACGGTGCCAGCATATTCCAG TCGAAAGAAACATCATCCGTACTTAGCTGCGACATATCAACTGACGACAAATACATTGTTACGGGCTCGGGCGATAAGAAAGCTACTGTCTATGAGGTTATTTATTAG
- the LOC117898753 gene encoding protein groucho isoform X3 — protein MYPQPVRHPAAGGPPPQGPIKFTIADTLERIKEEFNFLQAQYHSIKLECEKLANEKTEMQRHYVMYYEMSYGLNVEMHKQTEIAKRLNTLINQLLPFLQADHQQQVLQAVERAKQVTMQELNLIIGQQIHAQQVPGGPPQPMGALNPFGALGATMGLPHGPQGLPKAPPDHHRPDIKPTGLEGPAGAEERLRNSVSPADREKYRTRSPLDIENDSKRRKDEKQQLQDDEGEKSDQDLVVDVANEMESHSPRPNGEHVEVRDRESLNGERLEKPSSSGIKQERPPSRSGSSSSRSTPSLKTKDMEKPGTPGAKARTPTPNAAAPAPGGVNPKQMMPQGPPPAGYPGAPYQRPADPYQRPPSDPAYGRPPPMPYDPHSHVRTNGIPHPSALTGGKPAYSFHMNGEGSLQPVPFPPDALVGVGIPRHARQINTLSHGEVVCAVTISNPTKYVYTGGKGCVKVWDISQPGNKNPVSQLDCLQRDNYIRSVKLLPDGRTLIVGGEASNLSIWDLASPTPRIKAELTSAAPACYALAISPDSKVCFSCCSDGNIAVWDLHNEILVRQFQGHTDGASCIDISPDGSRLWTGGLDNTVRSWDLREGRQLQQHDFSSQIFSLGYCPTGDWLAVGMENSHVEVLHASKPDKYQLHLHESCVLSLRFAACGKWFVSTGKDNLLNAWRTPYGASIFQSKETSSVLSCDISTDDKYIVTGSGDKKATVYEVIY, from the exons ATGTATCCCCAACCGGTGCGTCACCCCGCGGCCGGG GGACCACCACCTCAGGGCCCTATCAAATTTACCATCGCCGATACACTGGAACGCATCAAGGAGGAGTTCAATTTTTTGCAGGCACAATACCATAG CATAAAATTGGAGTGCGAGAAGCTGGCGAACGAGAAGACGGAGATGCAGCGCCATTATGTTATG TATTATGAGATGTCCTATGGCCTTAATGTGGAGATGCACAAGCAAACGGAGATAGCCAAGCGCCTCAATACACTGATCAATCAGTTACTTCCATTCCTACAGGCTGATCATCAGCAACAAGTGCTGCAGGCGGTGGAGCGTGCGAAGCAAGTCACCATGCAGGAGCTCAACTTGATCATTGGG cagcaaatacacGCACAGCAGGTGCCAGGCGGACCGCCACAGCCGATGGGAGCTTTGAATCCGTTTGGCGCATTGGGTGCCACCATGGGACTGCCGCATGGACCACAGGGTTTGCCCAAAGCGCCGCCAGATCATCATAGACCGGACATAAAGCCCACAGGGTTGGAGGGACCAGCAGGCGCCGAAGAGCGTTTG CGCAATTCAGTTTCGCCAGCGGATCGTGAAAAATATCGCACACGCTCGCCGTTGGACATCGAGAATGACTCTAAGCGTCGGAAAGATGAGAAGCAACAACTGCAA GACGATGAAGGCGAGAAAAGCGATCAAGATTTAGTCGTAGAtgttgcaaatgaaatg GAATCCCACTCTCCACGTCCCAATGGCGAACATGTGGAGGTACGCGATCGAGAAAGCCTGAATGGCGAACGTCTGGAGAAGCCCAGTAGTAGTGGCATCAAACAGGAACGCCCGCCCTCACGTTCTGGCTCCAGCTCATCACGTTCCACACCCAGCCTCAAGACAAAAGAT aTGGAAAAGCCGGGCACACCGGGCGCCAAGGCACGAACACCGACACCAAACGCTGCCGCACCAGCACCGGGTGGTGTTAATCCTAAACAAATGATGCCGCAGGGACCACCGCCAGCCGGATATCCGGGGGCACCCTATCAGAGACCAGCAGATCCCTACCAGCGTCCACCATCGGATCCAGCCTATGGACGACCGCCACCAATGCCGTACGATCCGCATTCGCATGTGCGAACAAATGGCATTCCACATCCCTCAGCCCTGACGGGTGGAAAGCC TGCATACTCTTTTCATATGAACGGTGAGGGTAGCCTACAGCCGGTACCATTCCCGCCGGATGCGCTGGTAGGTGTTGGTATACCTCGGCACGCCCGTCAGATCAACACGTTATCGCATGGCGAAGTCGTCTGCGCCGTGACAATTTCAAATCCGACAAAATACGTCTATACGGGCGGCAAGGGGTGCGTCAAGGTCTGGGACATCTCACAGCCGGGCAACAAGAACCCCGTAAGTCAGTTGGATTGCCTGCAACGAGACAATTATATACGCTCGGTGAAGCTACTGCCCGATGGTCGGACGCTGATTGTCGGCGGCGAGGCATCGAATCTGTCGATTTGGGATCTAGCCAGCCCAACGCCCCGCATTAAGGCCGAACTAACCTCAGCGGCGCCCGCCTGCTATGCGCTAGCCATCAGCCCCGATTCGAAGGTGTGCTTCTCGTGCTGCAGCGATGGCAACATTGCCGTATGGGATCTGCACAACGAGATATTGGTTCGCCAGTTCCAGGGACACACCGATGGTGCCTCGTGCATTGACATCAGTCCGGATGGTTCGCGACTATGGACAGGCGGTCTCGACAATACAGTTCGCTCGTGGGACCTGCGCGAGGGAcgccaactgcagcagcacgaTTTCAGTTCTCAAATATTCTCGCTTGGCTACTGTCCCACAG GTGATTGGTTGGCTGTGGGCATGGAGAACTCACATGTGGAAGTATTGCATGCATCGAAACCGGACAAGTATCAACTGCATCTCCACGAGAGTTGTGTACTGTCACTACGATTTGCCGCCTGCGGCAAATGGTTCGTTTCAACCGGCAAAGACAACCTGCTTAACGCATGGCGAACACCATACGGTGCCAGCATATTCCAG TCGAAAGAAACATCATCCGTACTTAGCTGCGACATATCAACTGACGACAAATACATTGTTACGGGCTCGGGCGATAAGAAAGCTACTGTCTATGAGGTTATTTATTAG
- the LOC117898750 gene encoding LOW QUALITY PROTEIN: exocyst complex component 8 (The sequence of the model RefSeq protein was modified relative to this genomic sequence to represent the inferred CDS: inserted 1 base in 1 codon), producing MATTSVYPNMKEFDDFNFSVHKYTKELTRECVGGSDLQQRKKEIEAYNETTAATLKQTCKNNYMEFIQTAKEISHLESEMYQLSHILIEQRNILATMTDGKTASRLKADSVEAESSTAADDVQNSHATRAVKEMVQGFNGNLEGKTFLNEGALIELDANDYRPIQRVFFFLFNDVLIVCKVKHDKRLDFLKEYDPKKIAVINIKDXDGVKNAINIITPDGSKIYQSITAAGKSEWIEKLEEAFRFDQQKKTKKGQAPQPPTRAKQQSSKSSTPEKIISTPSVQSPPEPKSLENETPEWLSTASEEIQTLVAQRHFEDAQDLIKRTQEYVKGENPKKLSQAESIESKVKQQELKLINVLLKELSNSHNRNLQIALRAAQRPLKILVEMGRYRQASATLLKVCAVSLRVSQREARRNNADISELFFCDLTQVACDYLTAFEQQPACVSALVVWCNAELQYFASQLIKHYLTKGTSLETVAKCVERVRKPSTKLTEIGLDISYHMEGLLRTTLESLIEDSKERLLDSVGRSEESWQPYNLQTKSHLKRLLLELDVLGIDVRAQATGDTWMNLTQSTVVFIRHFLQLTEHCGGLAKCETLLQKLELLLKELFMAHHSQKPPSDMAVDPNFVMKNKIFLVDNLLPIAIDKFRQISGRQCEILRELHTKMSRQHGAPLPRQRSVYTTDVF from the exons ATGGCTACTACTTCAGTTTACCCAAACATGAAAGAATTCGACGATTTCAACTTTAGTGTACACAAAT ACACCAAAGAGCTGACCCGTGAATGTGTGGGCGGCAGCGATTTGCAGCAGCGAAAAAAGGAAATCGAGGCCTACAATGAAACGACGGCAGCGACTCTCAAGcaaacatgcaaaaataacTACATGGAGTTTATCCAGACGGCCAAAGAGATATCGC ATCTCGAGTCAGAAATGTATCAGCTGTCACATATTCTCATTGAGCAACGCAACATTTTGGCCACCATGACCGATGGCAAGACCGCCTCCCGCCTGAAGGCAGACAGCGTGGAGGCTGAGAGTAGCACCGCTGCCGATGATGTGCAAAACAGCCATGCCACACGTGCGGTTAAGGAAATGGTTCAAGGATTCAATGGCAATCTGGAGGGCAAGACATTTCTTAATGAGGGCGCCCTCATCGAATTGGATGCAAACGATTACAGGCCCATACAGCGggtgttcttttttctgttcaACGATGTGCTCATTGTGTGCAAAGTGAAGCATGACAA ACGTTTGGACTTTCTCAAGGAATACGATCCCAAGAAAATAGCCGTGATCAATATCAAGG TTGATGGCGttaaaaatgccattaataTCATCACACCAGATGGCTCAAAGATATATCAAAGCATCACAGCAGCCGGCAAGTCCGAATGGATTGAAAAACTCGAGGAGGCCTTTCGTTTCgatcagcaaaaaaaaacgaaaaaaggaCAGGCACCGCAGCCACCTACGCGAGCCAAGCAGCAGTCGTCCAAGTCATCCACACCGGAGAAGATTATCAGCACTCCCTCAGTCCAGTCGCCCCCAGAGCCCAAGTCGCTGGAGAATGAGACACCCGAGTGGCTAAGCACGGCCAGCGAGGAGATTCAAACATTGGTGGCTCAGCGACACTTTGAGGATGCCCAAGACCTGATCAAGCGCACACAGGAGTACGTAAAGGGCGAGAACCCCAAGAAACTGTCCCAGGCGGAGAGCATTGAGAGCAAGgtgaagcagcaggagctcaaGCTGATCAATGTGCTGCTCAAGGAGCTCTCGAATAGCCATAATCgcaatttgcaaattgccTTGAGGGCCGCCCAGCGGCCGCTAAAGATACTCGTGGAGATGGGCCGCTATCGGCAGGCGAGTGCCACCCTGCTGAAGGTGTGCGCCGTCAGTCTGCGGGTGTCGCAGCGCGAGGCGCGTAGGAATAATGCAGATATATCGGAGCTATTCTTTTGTGATCTGACGCAGGTGGCGTGTGATTATCTCACGGCATTTGAGCAACAGCCAGCGTGCGTGAGTG CTCTTGTCGTTTGGTGCAATGCCGAGCTGCAATACTTTGCCAGCCAGCTCATCAAACATTATCTGACCAAAGGCACCTCACTGGAGACAGTCGCTAAATGTGTGGAGCGTGTGCGTAAGCCCTCTACGAAGCTAACCGAGATTGGCCTGGACATAAGCTACCATATGGAAGGTCTCCTGCGCACCACTCTGGAATCACTGATCGAAGATTCCAAGGAGCGTCTGTTGGACTCTGTGGGGCGCTCTGAGGAAAGCTGGCAGCCCTACAATCTTCAAACGAAATCACATCTGAAGCGTTTGCTGCTCGAGCTGGATGTGCTGGGCATCGATGTGCGCGCCCAGGCAACGGGCGACACTTGGATGAACCTGACACAGTCCACGGTGGTGTTTATACGACACTTTTTGCAGCTAACCGAACACTGCGGCGGCCTGGCCAAGTGTGAGACGCTGCTGCAGAAGCTTGAACTGTTGCTAAAAGAGCTATTCATGGCCCATCACTCACAGAAGCCGCCCAGCGATATGGCTGTGGAT CCCAACTTTGTGATGAAGAATAAAATCTTTCTGGTGGACAATCTGCTGCCCATAGCCATTGACAAGTTTCGTCAGATTTCGGGTCGCCAGTGCGAAATCCTAAGGGagctgcacacaaaaatgtcgCGACAGCACGGTGCACCATTACCCCGCCAGCGCAGCGTGTACACCACAGATGTCTTTTAA